The Candidatus Omnitrophota bacterium DNA window ATAGGCCCGGATGATCTTCATCTGCGCCCTGGAAAGTCCGTCTCTATAATTATAATTCTGGTAAAACATAAGCGGCCTTGCGCCCTTCTCTTTCAAGCTTACCATAAGGGGCAGGCACCTCTCGATCCCGTTGCTTACATGGGACCAAAAAACAAAATCACATTTTTGTTTATTTTGCACTTGTTTTTCTCTCGTATATGCGAAGCATATGATAAATTATGTTCGTCCTTGCATTAATATATATCAGAAATGGCAGCATAGCAATACTTAAAAGGACGCTTTTTACCAGTACGCAACCATATATATTGGGCACCTTGACAAAAAATTCCAGCAAAAGAATAACTATCGAGGAATAAATAAAAGGCGTGGTTATCTCTATAAAAAATAAAACGATCTCCTTCGGTTTCATGAAATAGCGTAGAGCGTAAACCTGTAAGAGCGAGAAATAGATTAAAGATGCTATGGAAGTTGCCCAGGCCACGCCATATATACCAAAACCCTTCCTAATCAGGATGTAATTACCGATCACGCTCACAATTATACATACCAATATCACGCCAACAATTTTTTTATAGTCCTTGATTACTATCAGAAAATGCACCGCCTGCGGCGAGCAGGAGCGGAAAAACATATCTATCAGCAATATCTGTATTGCAAGGATCCCAGGCGTAAATTTAGGCAAAACCAGTTTTATGAAAACCGGCGCAATAAAAAATATCAGGCCAAGCAGCAATGGCAGGATGTAAGCATTTACCTTTGGCGGTATTATCGCATATTTCTTTATATCTTCCATATTCTGCCGCTTGCCATAGTCCTTAAGAATGTAAGGATAGAGCACCGTGCCGAAACTGGAAAGCTTGGCTATGTAATTTTTGGCCATTATAGAGATACTGTAATATCCAACAAAAACAACGCCTATCATCTTAGCTATCATGATCCTGTCCACACTTATCAAAATACCGTCCAGGAATCCAATGACCGTGATCGGAAAACCTACCTTGATCAGCTCGGGCAGGCCTCTAAAATCCATGCTCAGGCTGACTTTATATTTCACAAGCATATGCATAAAAATTATATTCAACGCCGACACGGCCATTATCGCCATGTACAAGCCGTAAATATTGTAATTCCTGACCAATAGCATGACTAAGATCAAATTTATCGCCGCATCAAAAATGATCGACTTGCTCAAAGCGTTAAAATTATTCCTAGCACGTAGAAGCAGCATATAATACCCGCAAAGCCGGTCCAGTATAATGTATACTGACAGGATAAGAAGCCCTGCCACGACCTCCGCGGGATACCTATTCCGGAAAACTATCGCGCTGACCAACAACATAAGGCTGGCCGCCAAAGAGGCCAAAAATATAAGGCTGAACGCTAGATCTTTTACGCGCTCTGCTTTTGCGCGGTTGTCCCGGCCCAGATTAAAAGGTATCTCGTAACCGGCGCCTTCCGCGACACCCATGGATATATACGATGAATAATCAGAGATAATCTTTAAAATGCTCCAGATGCCTGTGTAAAACGGCCCCAGGAAACGGCGCATTGCAATAGAAGTAAAAAATCCTATTCCCTGCGAAACATAACGGGCAAAAGTGAGTTCAAACGTCGCCTTTATTATGGATTTTTTTGTTTCGCTCATTATCAATCCTTATCAAAATAGTCAATCGCACTGCGATCGGGTAAAGGTATTTCGAGCACGAAATCCCTCGCCGGCGCATCGATAAAATTAGCTATAACGCTGATCGCCTCCGGTATTGTGTTAAATATCTTAAGAGAACTTCCAAAAAAAGATTCGATACTTTCGTCGATCTTAAATGTCTTATGCCATAGCGACATCACTGGTATCCCGGATACTGCGGCTTCAAATAACCCGGTTGACGGGTAGTCAAATATAATCCGTTCCGGACCATGGAGACACTTCGCCAACGGCCTCGTCTTTACGGAGATATTGCTGTATTTTTTATCTTTGATATAAGAAAGCAGGGATCGATGCTGCCAGCTCTGGCCGGACGCGTACTTGTATATAAAATGCCTATCTTCTATAGCCGCAAAATAGTCTATAATCGATTTTTGCATTTCATAATACCATGGAAGCGTATAGAAATTTACATTATATACATTAACGCCTGTAAATACTTTTGTAGGCACATACATTATAACGTTATTCTGACACCGCCTGTTCTTATACCTACTTTTAATCGCGCCAAGATAATGTGACGATCGAGATATGTTGCATTTAGCCGGAAAACCAGGCCGAATACAGTCTTTGAAGTACCTTTCCGAAATACTATCCATCGCAAAATAGTGATCTACAAGATCCAGCTCCGTGACCCCCGCAACTTTTGTGTCATACGTTATCCCATGCTGAAAAACTACCCTTTTATTATGATCCGCAGCCGCCAAAAAAGCGCCTATCGAATCCTCTTCAGAGCTGGAACGCGCAACAACATAATCAATGTTCTCTTTTTTGTAAAAATTTTTTAATAATAATATTTCTGTCAAGTTGCGCAAACAAACATGTTCAATAAAGTGCTTAAAATACGGCGTGATAACCGAAGAAATATCCAGGCCACATTTACCACTTATCCAGCCAATCACGTCTTTTTTCATGCGTATATCACTGAACGCCTTAACGCAATCACTTGTAATATCTTTTTGTCCGTCCGTATTGCATGATAGTTTTAGCACATCTTTTTGAATAATATCACTGATGAGAACAACCCTGTTTTGATCCTTGAAAAATACCCGGTTACCGCGCGCTATACTATCCTTTATTATCATATCTATGCCCAGCCATCCGGCATGAAGTACAAATAAGCTCAGGCGCGCCCTGTCTGCCGGCTTTTGGATAAATTTATTGATCTTACCGTATTTAAAAAAGTAATAGACGGATTTACAGCGCAGTCTTTTTAAAATTTTCTTTATTTCTTTCACCAAACAGTGCAATTGATTGGCAGGAATATTTTCCTGCGCGCCGCACTTTATAGATAGCGGCGTACCGTATTTTTCGCATACCAAAGTGACTAATTTCTTAAAAAATGTTCTTTTATTATTGCTAAGATCGTAGAAATCATCCACTGCATTATCTTTTTTCTTTAAGCAGACGTAAACGATCGAATCGGGCTTTATATTAAAAAGAACCTCCCTCAACACGCGGGCCTGTATAATAATGGAATCAATAAAATATTTTAGCTGATAAAAGTGCGCCTTTGATAAGCCTATGTTATGCTCTCTGCAATAAGTTATATTCTGTTTGAGGATCTCATCAAAATAATTGAACCATTGCAACTGGTCATTGAAATATGCATCTTCTTCTGTTTTCAAATCGTCAACACTATAATAATCTTCTATTAACTTATACTGAATGCCCGTACGCCCTAAATCATAACAGGCTTCCGGAGTCAGGGCTATAACCATATTATTTCCATAATCCACATCTGGAAGATGGTCTTCGACCAAATAACATTTCTTACCGCTTTTAAAATTATTTATCACGATTATTATAGCCTTTGTCCCAAATATTATCTTTTACCCACTTACCGTTCTCTTTTCTCCAAACTCTGGGGTCTCTGAATGAATCCGCAACTTTCCAAAACTCATCTTCGGACATACCCACGTATTCTAACCAATAATACAGATCACTGGAGACGACATGATCGT harbors:
- a CDS encoding polysaccharide biosynthesis C-terminal domain-containing protein codes for the protein MSETKKSIIKATFELTFARYVSQGIGFFTSIAMRRFLGPFYTGIWSILKIISDYSSYISMGVAEGAGYEIPFNLGRDNRAKAERVKDLAFSLIFLASLAASLMLLVSAIVFRNRYPAEVVAGLLILSVYIILDRLCGYYMLLLRARNNFNALSKSIIFDAAINLILVMLLVRNYNIYGLYMAIMAVSALNIIFMHMLVKYKVSLSMDFRGLPELIKVGFPITVIGFLDGILISVDRIMIAKMIGVVFVGYYSISIMAKNYIAKLSSFGTVLYPYILKDYGKRQNMEDIKKYAIIPPKVNAYILPLLLGLIFFIAPVFIKLVLPKFTPGILAIQILLIDMFFRSCSPQAVHFLIVIKDYKKIVGVILVCIIVSVIGNYILIRKGFGIYGVAWATSIASLIYFSLLQVYALRYFMKPKEIVLFFIEITTPFIYSSIVILLLEFFVKVPNIYGCVLVKSVLLSIAMLPFLIYINARTNIIYHMLRIYERKTSAK